The Jiangella sp. DSM 45060 genome contains the following window.
GCTGGCGATGTCGGCGGCGGACATGGTGATCCCGCGGTCGATGCTGCCGATGGAGATCGTGCTGGTGCCGCTGCTGGTGCTGGCCTACCGGCGCCTCGTCCGGGCCGAGCGGACCTTCCGCGGCATCATCGCCGTCGCCGTCCTCTTCCTGGTGCCGAGCCTGACCTTCGTGCTCACCTTCACCGGCACCCTCCCTTGATGATCATGGGGGCGGACGCGGCAGGACGGGCCGCACGCGCGTGGTGTTCCCCTCCAGCCGCGGGCTCGCAGGACTCGGACGTGTTCGGCGGCGACGCCGCAGGGGTCGCCGAAGACGTCGGCGTGGCCGTATCGGAGGGTGGCGTGGCCGTCGACGGTGGCGCGGTTGTCGCGGTGCCGGTCGCGGAAGCGGCCTTCGCCGGTGTGTCCGACGCGTCCGTCCAGTTCGACCCGGAGCCGGAAGTCGTCGTAGTCGACGTCGATCCAGATGACGCGGCTGCCGGCGAGGCGGTGTTGGCGGCAGCCGGTGGGCAGGCCGTGCGCGCGTTCGACGCGGCGCAGGTGGCGCAGCTCGAGCGGTGACTGGGCGCCGGACGCGACGTCGGCGAGCATGGCTTCGGTCATGGGTCGCCAGCGGATCTTCTTGCGCCGTCCCAACGCGTCGGCCAGCCGTTCCGGCGTGGTCAGACGACGTTGGCAGGCCGCCGTCACCCAGCCCTCCGCCTCGCGCGGATGCGATGCGACGTCGACGAGGTCGAGGACGGTGTCGTCGAGTCGGGTCCGGGGCGGGTTCTTCGACGGGTGCCGGGTGTGTGGCAGCCGGTGCGCGTAGTGGACGCGCACGCCGTCGATCTTGGTGCGGACGTGCCGTTCGACGGGCGCGGTGACGTGGACGACCGGTCCGGGGTCGTCGCAGAGGCCGTCGAGGTGGGCGGCGGTGCGATGGCTGGCCACGGAACCCGCGCCGACGCGCAGGATCGCCGCCCACACCTGCGCCTCGTACGGCAGCGGACCGGTGAACGTCGCGAATGTGTGCGCGTGGACGCGCTGCCAGCGGCCCGACTCCACGAGCCACCGCAACCGCGCGGCCGTCAGCCCGGCGGCCAGCGCCTGCGCACGGCTGATCACGCCCCGCTGCCGCGCCAGAACGTCGTCGAGATCCACGTCCGCCAGCCTGCGTGAACCCGTCCCGCCGCGCCAGCCCCAGTTGGTCGCCTGTGGATGCCCGTGATCATCAACCTTCTGCGTCGTCAGAACAGCTCAGAAGGTTGATGATCATGGGGCGGAGCGGCCGGAGAGCTGCTCGACCTGCAGGAGCAGGGCGCTGTGGTCGAGGTCGCCGTGGCCCTGGGCGCGCAGCGCGGCCATCAGCGTCGCCGCGAGGGAGCCGGCCGGGATGGCGACGCCGGCGTCGCGGGCGGCGGCGGTGACGATGCCGAGGTCCTTGTGGTGCAGGTCGACCCGGAAGCCGGGGGTGAACTCGTGCGCCAGCATGGCCGTCGCCTTGCGGTCGAGGACGGCGCTGCCGGCCAGCCCGCCGGCCAGCACCTCGACGGCGCGGGACCGGTCGACGCCGTGGGCGTCGAGGAAGACGAGGGCCTCGGCGACCAGCTGCAGCGTGCCGGCGACGATCAGCTGGTTGGCCGCCTTGACGGTCTGGCCGGCGCCGGGCGGTCCGACGTGGACGACGGTGCGTCCGAGCGCGTCGAACACCGGCCGGGCCGCCTCGAACGCCGCGGCGTCGCCGCCCACCATGATCGACAGCGTCGCGTCGACGGCGCCCTGCTCGCCGCCGCTGACCGGGGCGTCCAGCACCCGTATGCCGCGCTCGTCGCCGGCCGTGGCCAGCGACCGGGCGACGTCCGGGCGGATCGTGCTCATGTCGACGACGACGGCGCCGGGCGCGAGCACGTCGAGCACGCCGTCCAGCAGGACGGCCTCGACGTCGGGGGAGTCGGGCAGCACGGTGATGACGACGTCGGCGCCCTCGGCCGCCTCGGCCGCCGACGCCGCGCCTCGCCCGCCCGCGGCGACGAGCCGCTCGACCTTCGCCGGGCTGCGGTTGAACCCGGTGACGTCGAACCCGGCCCGCACCAGGTTGGCCGCCATCGGCCCGCCCATGACGCCGAGTCCGATGAAGCCGATCGCCGTCATCGCCAGCTCCCTTCCGTGCGCCACGCGAACGGGTCCGCGTCGTCGCTCACGTGTTCCAGTGCCATCCATCCGTCGTAGCCGCCGTCGACGAGGTCGTCGACCCAGGCCCGCAGCGGCAGCGTCCCGGTGCCGGGCGCGCCCCGTCCGGGCGCGTCGGCGAGCTGGACGTGCGCGATGCGGCCGCGGAATCGCTCGATCGCCGCCGCGACGTCGTCGCCGTTGACGGACAGGTGGTAGACGTCGAGCAGCAGGCCGACGTCGGGCGCGCCCACACGGTCGGCGACGGCCACTGCCTGCGCCGCCGTGTGCAGCGGGTAGGCGTCGATGCCGCTGACCGGCTCGATCAGCACGGTCCCGGGCAGCTCGGCGGCCGCGACGGAGAGGTTGCGATGGGCGACGGCGTCCTGCTCGGCGGGGTCGTGGCCGGGCAGCCGGTTGCCGTACAGCGCGTTGAAGTTGCGGCAGCCCAGCTCGGCGCCGATGTACGCCGCCACCCGCACGCTGGCCAGCAGCTCGTCCTCGCGGCCGGGCCACGACACGACGCCGCGCTCGCCGGCCGGCAGGTCGCCGGCGAACAGGTTGAGCCCGGCCAGCGCCAGCCCGGACGCGCGGACCGCGTCGACGAACGCCTCGACCTCGGCGTCGCCGGGCGTCGCGGTGGGGAACGGCCACCAGAACTCGGCCGCCTCGAACCCGGCCGCGCGGACCGCGTCGAGCCGCTCGCGCAGCGGGCAGGTGGGTCAGCAGGATCGAGCAGTTGACGGCGAATCGCGGCTCAGGCATCGGCGCCACTGTAGCCGTCGTCGAGGTGCCGGGCAGACCATGTCCACGCTCGGCGCAGCGGACGGATCGCCGCTGGTGGCGGGCGGCCCGTAGGCTCCCGCCGTCGCCGAACACCACCAGGGAGCCCGTCGTGAACCGCGCCACCCGGCTGGCCGCAGCGCTCGCCGTCCTCGTCACTTCCGTGATCCTGTCCGGCTCGCCCGCTGCCGGTGCCGAGCTGCCCGACTACGCCGTCGAGCCGCTGCCGCGAATCGCCGCCGGCCCGGACCGGACGCTGGTGAACGCCGAGACGGGTGAGCAGTTCCGCCCGCGCGGTTTCAACTACGTGCGCCTGACGCCGATGCCGTCGAAGCCGGCCGCCCCTTACCACTCGACGTTCGAGCCGGGGCTGTACGACGCCGCCCGTGCGGAGACCGCGTTGCGTGACAACTGGCTGCGTGGTTACAACACCGTCCGGGTGTTCATCGACCCGGGCAACGGGCAGGACAACGCGATCGGCCGGCCGCACGGGCTGGGCCGCGGCAACGCCGACCTGAGCCCGGCCGACGCCGCCTACCTCGACAACGTCGCCGACTTCGTCCGCCTCGCAGCGGCCTACGGCATCTACGTGCTGCCGTCGCTGGACGTGTTCCCGCAGAACGGCTACTACCGCGACATCATCGTGAACAGCCCGCACCCGGTGAACGTCGAAGGCCGGAACAGGTCGTTCATGTACGAGGGGTACATCCGGGCGAAGGAGGAGTACCTCCGCGTCTTCACCCAGGAGATGAAGGACCGTCTCGGCACCTTCATGAGCACGTTCCTCGCTCTGCAGTTGGACAACGAGGCCTATCTCACGTCCGCCGAGGCGCCGTTCCACCGGTTCAGCGGGACGGTGACCGTGGCCGGTCGCAGTTACGACATGGCCGTGCCGGCGCAGCGGCAGGCCGCCGCCGACAACGCCTTCATCGCCTACGCCGATCGCGGCGTGGCCGCTGTCAAGGCCGTCGACCCGGAGCTCATGGTCACCATGGGCGCGTTCACCAACCTGGCGGTCGGCAAGTCGTTCGACGGGCTGTCCGGCCGGTGTGGTGCGGTGGCGTGCGCGGACCCTCGGTACCCGGTGCGCGTCTCGACCGTCACCCGCGAGTCCGACCTCGACTTCTTCGACATCCACACCTACCTCGCCACCGGCCGCACGCTGGCGGCGTCGTTGGGTTCGATGGAGTGGTCGCAGGTCGTCGGGCCGGTGATCAACGGCGAGTTCGGCACCCAGCGGCAGTGGTTCGGCAGCATCGACGCCGCCCGGCACGCGCTGGTGATGCACCAGTTGGGCAGCTGCGACTTCGGCATCAGCGGCTGGCTGTACTGGACCTGGGACACGACGGAGGACGCGACGCAGCGGACGTTCTTCAACGCGGTGGAGTCGGGCGGGGTGCTGGCCACGGCGTTGTCGCCGAAGGAGCGGCCCGATCCGTGCAGGTACCTCTCCGGTCGCGTCCCCGCGCCGCTCGTGCCGCCGTCGCCGCGGGGTCAGGCCGCGACGGACGCCGGCGCCTCCTGAGACCGGAACTGCGTGCGGTAGAGGTCGGCGTACGCGCCGCCGGCGGCCAGCAACTCGTCGTGGGTGCCGCGCTCGACGATGCGGCCGTCGTCGACCACCAGGATCTGGTCGGCGTCGCGGACGGTGGACAGCCGGTGCGCGATGACCAGCGACGTCCGTCCGGCCAGCGCGGTCTCGAGGGCCCGCTGCACGGCGGCCTCGGACTCGGAGTCGAGGTGCGCCGTGGCCTCGTCGAGCACGACGATGCGCGGCGCCTTGAGCAGCAGGCGGGCCAGCGCCAGCCGCTGCTTCTCGCCGCCGGACAGCCGGTAGCCGCGCTCGCCGACGACGGTGTCGAGGCCGTCGGGCAGCGACCGCACCAGCGGGGCGATCTGGGCCGCCTCGAGCGCCGCCCAGATCTCGTCGTCGGTGGCGCCGGGCCGGGCGTAGCCCAGGTTGGCACGCAGCGTGGTGTGGAACAGGTGCGCGTCCTGCGTGACCACGCCGATGGCGTCGCGCAGTGACTGCTGGGTGACGTCGCGGACGTCGTGGCCGCCGACCCGCACCGTGCCGCCGGTGGCGTCGTACAGGCGCGACACCAGGTGGGTGACGGTGGACTTGCCGGCGCCGGACGGCCCGACCAGCGCGATCATCTCGCCCGGCCGCGCCGTGAACGTGACATCGTGCAGCACCTGGCCGCCCGGCGTGCCGGCGAGGCCGGCCACCGACTCCAGCGACGCGAGCGAGACCTCGGACGCGGCCGGGTAACCGAAGTCGACGTGGTCGAACTCGACCGACGCGGCGTCGGACGGCAGCGGCCGCGCGCCGGGCGCGTCGGCGACCATCGGCTCGAGGTCGAGCACCTCGAGCACCCGTTCGAAGCTGACCAGCGTGGTCATGATGTCGACCTGCAGGTTCGACAGCGACGTGATGGGCCCGTACAGCCGGCCGAGGTACGCCGTCAGCGCGACGACGGTGCCGACGCCCAGCGTGCCGGCGATGGCGAGCACGCCGCCGAGGCCGTACACGAACGCCGTCGCCAGCGCGGCGAGCAGGCCGAGCGACGTCATGAGGACCCGCGAGTAGACCGCCGTCGTGACGCCGATGTCGCGGACCCGGGCGGCCCGCTCGTCGAACTCGGCGGACTCGGCCTCGGGCCGGCCGAAGACCTTGACCAGCAGCGCGCCGGCGACGTTGAACCGCTCGGTCATGGTCTGGCCCATGTCGGCGGTGAGCTCGTACCGCTCGCGGGTGAGGTCGGCGAGTTTCCGTCCGACCAGCTTGGCCGGCAGCACGAACAGCGGCACCAGGATCAGCGCGGCGACGGTGATCTGCCACGACAGCACGAACATCGCGGCCAGCACCGTCGCCGTCGTGGCGATGTTGCCGACCACCGTCGACAGCGTGGACGTGAACGCCTGCTGGGCGCCCTGCACGTCGCCGTTGAGCCGGCTGACCAGCGCGCCGGTCTGGGTACGGCTGAAGAACGCGATGGGCATGCGCTGGACGTGCGCGAAGACCTGGCTGCGCAGGTCGTGCACCAGCCCCTGGCCGATCTTGGCCGAGACGTAGCGCTGCGTGAGCCCGATGGCCGCCGTGACGACGGCGAGCCCGGCGACCGCGACGGCCAGGCCGATGACCAGGCCCTGGTCGCCCTTCAGGACGCCCTCGTCGATGATTAGCTTGAACAGCAGTGGCTGGGCGGCCCCGAGCAGCGCGTCGACCAGGATCAGGCCCAGGAAGACGGCGAGCTGCTTCTTGTAGGGGCGGGCGAAGGTGAGGATGCGCCGGACGGTGCCCGGCGCGAGCTTGTGGGCGGTGACGGAGCGGTCCTTGGTGAAGGAGCGAGTCCGGCCGCCGCGAGTGGAGTCATCCATGGCGACCTCCCTGAAAGTCTGCGTGATACAGAGGTTACCTCGTAAAGAGGTTTTCTCGCAAGTTGATGGTAGGGTGGGCGCTGTGGACAGGGAGCTCGCCGGGCACATCGCCGACCTGCTGACCAGCGCGAACCGCCGCCTGCGCCGTGCGTCCCGGGCCGAGCTCGAACGCGCCGGCGTCACACCCAGCCAGCTGCGGGTGCTGCGGCTGCTGCACGCGGCCGGCGCGCCGCTGCGGGTCAGCGAACTGGCCCGTCAGCTCGACGTCATCCCGCGCTCCGCCACCTCGGTCGTCGACCTGCTCGAAGAGCGCGGCCTCGTCTCGCGGCAGCCCGACCCCGCCGACCGGCGGGCCATCCTGGTCGCCCTGACCCCTCCGGCCACCGACCTGCTGCGGGCCTTGCGCGCGAGCCGCGCCGCCGGGGTGGCGCAGCTGATCGACCGGCTCTCGCCGGGGGAGCAGGCCGAACTCGCCCGCCTGCTCACCGTCCTCACCGACGACGACTGAGCGCCGCGGCCGGTCAGCGGTTGGTCGCGGCCTTGATGACGTCGTCGAGGACCTCGCGCGACCGGGCGAGGTCGCCGATGGCGCGGTCGAGCCGGTCGCGTTGGGCGATCAGCTCCTGTTCGAGCCACGGCGTCGCGTCGGCGGCCGGGCCGCCGTCGGCGTCGCGCATGCAGGGCAGCAGCTCGGCGATGGTGGCGGAGTTGAGGCCCGCGGCGAACAGCTCCTGGATGCGGATGACGCGGTCGACGGTCGCTGGCGGGTACTCGCGGTGTCCGCCGGGCGTGCGGGTGGCCTCGAGCAGGCCCTGCTGCTCGTAGTAGCGCAGCGACCGTTCGCTGACCGCCGTCAGCCGGGCGAGCTCACCGATGCGCACCTGGGCCTCCAGGGGTTGAAACTGACATCAATGTCAGATTCTACCGTGGCGGCATGACTGCGAACGCCCTCTTCACGCCGGTCGACGCCGGCGAGCTGCGGCTGCCGAACCGCATCGTGATGGCCCCGATGACGCGGCTGCGGGCCGCGGTGGACGGGACGCCGACGCCGGAGATGGCCGAGTACTACGCCCAGCGCGCGTGCGCGGGGCTGATCGTCACCGAGGGGATCTGGCCCGAGCCGGCGGGGCAGAGCGAGTGGCGGGTCCCCGGCCTGAGCGGCGAACGGCACGTCGACGGATGGCGGTCCGTCACCGCCGCCGTCCACGCGGCCGGCGGCGTCGTCGTGGCCCAGCTCATGCACGGTGGCCGCAACGGCCACCCGGCCGCGCGGTTCGACGGATCGACGCCGGCCGGGCCGTCCGCGGTCGCCAAGACCGAGCCGGTGCACCTGCCGGACGGGACGAAGGCGGTGCCGCCGACGCCGCTCGCGATGACGCGCGCCGACATCGACCGGGCGGTCGCGGCGTACGTGACGGCGGCGGCGAACGCGGTCGCGGCCGGGTTCGACGGCGTCGAGATCCACGCCGCCAACAGCTACCTGCCGCACCAGTTTCTGGCCGACAACACCAACCTGCGCACCGACGAGTACGGCGGCGACGTGGCCGGGCGCATCCGCTTCCCGCTGCGGGTCGCCCGGGCCGTCGCGGACGCCGTCGGCGCCGCCCGGACCGGCATCCGGCTCTCGCCCGGCAACCCACAGTTCGAGATGAGCGAGAGCGACCCCGCCCCCGTCTACCGGGCGCTGCTCGGCGAGCTCGACCCGCTCGGCCTGGCCTACCTGCACCTCACCGACGACGACGCCTACCCCGCGCTGGCCGATCTGCGGCCACGGTGGTCCGGCACGCTGATCGCGAACGTCGGCGAGAACCGGGCGCCCACGACCGCCGAAGCCGCGGCTCGCGTCATCGACGACGGGCTGGCCGACGCGGTGTCGTTCGGGCGCGGCTTCCTCGTCAACCCGGACCTGCCGTACCGGTTGCGGCACGGGCTGTGCTGGAACCCGCTGGACGAGGCGCACCTCTACACCCCGGGCCCGGTCGGGTACACGGACTATCCGGCCGTGCGTTGACCGGCGGGGCGGCCACCACGGCGCCCCGCCGGTCGTACGAGTGGTGCGGACCGACAGCTGGATCGGCCCGCGCTTTGGATCATGATCAACTCCGGCGGACCTGTCAAGATCGCGTCCGCCGGCTGGCGGGGGTTGACGCCGCCGATAGGGTCGACTCCCTGGCCGAATGGTGCCGGAGGGGTGTCCCGTCCGGTATCAGGAGGATCGTGTGAACCCCGACCCCGCCAGCATCCCCGCGCCCACGCCACGGCTCGACGTCGTGCGACTGGTCGACGCGTTGTCCCGCACCCACGGCATCGAGCTGGAGCTCGTCGGCCCCGCGCCGGGCGGCGAGGTCGGCGCCGCGTTCGTCCGCTGGCCGTCCGGCCGCATGGGGGTGCTCACCCAGGTGAGCGACGACTCGCCGGCGGCCGCGGCGGCGCTCCGGGCGACGGCGGACGTGCTCGGTGTCGCCCGGGCGCGCGGCCTGCCGGTGCCGCGCTACGACCTCATCGCCGCGGCCGGCGGGGTGCACGCGGTGGTCCAGGAACGGCTGCCCGGTGCCCCGCCGCGCACCGTCGGCCAGGCGCTGGTCGCGCAGCTGGTCGCGGCCGTGCAGCAGTGGACCGGCCTGCTCGCCGAGCGGACCGAGCTCGCGCCGCCCCCGCTGTACCTCACCGAGAGCAGGCCCGGCTTCTGCCTGCACGAGTCGCTGCAGCACTACGACGCCCGGACCCGACGACTGCTCGGCCAGGTCCGCGAGGTCGGGCGGACCGCCGCCTCGGCGGCCGGCACCGACCTCGTCCACCTGGACTTCCACCCCGGCAACGTCCTGGTCGACACCGCCGGCCGGATCACCGGCATCGTCGACTGGGACGGCTGGGGCCGCGGCGACCGCTGGTTCTCACTCGAGGTGCTGGCGTTCGACCTGGCGCGACGGCGGGCCGGTGCGGCGACGCGCAGCCGGCTGGACGAGCGGATCGCAGCCGCCGTCGCGCCGGACCGCCTGCTGGCGTACCGCGCCCACCTGGCGTTGCGTCAGGTCGACTGGGTGATCCGGCACCACGGCCCGGCCGAGGTCGACGTCTGGCTGGCGATCGTGGCGGACCGCTTCCGGCCGTGACGGCCGTGACGGCCCCGGCCGCCGCGGTCAGCCGTCGAGGCCGATGCGGACGGTGTCGAGCAGGTCGGCCGGTTGGCAGCGCCGCGCCACCTGGTCGACCGGCACCCACTCGGACGCGGTGTACTCGGCGCTGAGCTCGACGGGCGTGCCCCACGGCAGGTCGAGGCGGTACACGGCGACCTCGGGGTCGTCGACGCGGACGGGTTCGGGGGTGGCGACGATGCCGGTCTCTTCGCGTAGCTCGCGGGCGGCGCAGTCGGCGATCTTCTCGCCCGGCTGCCTGACGCCGCCGGGCGGCACCCAGGCCCACTCGCCCTCGAGGGACTCGATGTCGGCCGGGTGCAGCAGCAGCACGTGCGGCCCCTTCGGCCCCCGGCTGGTCACGACGATCGTGGCGACGTCCGGGCCGTTCTCGAGCGCCTCGCTGGTCGGGTCGGTCATGGCGGACAAGTGTGACGCATGACGTGGCCGAATGCGGCCGTATCGGCAGGATCGCGTCGTCCGGCGCGTCGCGGACGGCCCGGCCGCGGGCCCGCGCGGTGGGGCTAGCCCTACCGCAAGCTCGGGTGGCAACCGGCCTGTCCCGGCGATCACACGTACGTATGATTTCGATCATGACAGCTCTCGACGCCATGACCAGCACAGATACCGTCCAGGGCCGTCCGCGGCAGCGATTCGTCACCGACTATGCGGAGCTCTCCCAGCGTGTCCGCGACGCCGGCCTCATGCGGCGGCGTCCGGTCTACTACGCGATCCGGGCCGGCCTCCTGGCGGGGGCGTTCGCCGGCGCCGTGGCGGCGTTCCTCGCCCTGGGCGACTCGTGGTGGCAGCTGCTGCTGGCGGCCGGGCTCGGCCTGCTGCTGACCCAGGCGGCCTACCTCGGGCACGACGCGGCGCATCGGCAGATCTTCGTGTCGGGCCGGCGTAACGAGCTGACCGCGCTGCTGCTGGGCAACGTCGTCGTCGGGCTGAGCCACGGCTGGTGGATGTCCAAGCACAGCCGGCACCACGCCAACCCGAACAAGGTGGACGTCGACCCCGACGTCGAGCCGGCGGCGCTCGTGTGGACCAGCGACGTCGCGGCCCAACGGCGGCAGGACCGTGGATTCTCCGGGTGGTGGGTGCGGCGCCAGGGCACGTTGTTCTTCCCGCTGTTGCTGCTGGCCGGGCTGAACATGCACGTCAGCGGCCTGCGGACGGTGTTCGGGCGGGGCCGCGTGAAGTTCCGCGCGGTGGAGATCCCGCTGCTGCTCGCCCGCCTCGTCCTGTACCCCGTCGCGTTGTTCGCGTTCCTCTCGCCCGGCATCGCCGCCGCCTTCCTCGCGGTGCAGCTGGCGGTGTTCGGGTTCAGCATGGGCGCGACGTTCGCCCCGAACCACAAGGGCATGCCGATGATCCCCAAGGACCTCAGCCTCGACTACCTGCGCCGGCAGGTGCTGACCAGCCGCAACGTGCGCGGCGGCCGGTTCGTGGACGTCGCGATGGGCGGGCTGAACTTCCAGGTCGAGCATCACCTGTTCCCGAGCATGCCGAGCTCCAGCCTGCGCGCGGCCCGTCCGATCGTGCGGCGGTTCTGCGCCGAGCGCGGCGTGACCTATACCGAGGCGGGCGTGCTGGAGTCGTGGCGCATCGTGGTCAGGCACCTCAACCGGGTCGGCACCACGAACGTCGACCTGTTCGAGTGCCCCATGGTCGCCCAGCTGCGCGCGCCCGCCTGACGTCACTCGTCGGAGCGCTCGCCGAGCTCCCCGAGCGCCGCGGCCAGCACCGTCGCGTCGGGCAGCGACTCGGGGTCGACGAGCGCCTGCGCGACCATGCCCGTCACCAGCGCGTAGACGAGTGTGCCCAGGCCCTGCGCGGCCGGGGAGCCCTCGTCGACGGACGGCCGGCCGAGCCCGACCGCCGCCAGCGCCGCCCGTCCGCGGGCATGGCCGGCCGCGATCTCGGCGCGCAGCTCGTCGTCGAACTTCGACTGGGTGAGCGCCAGCAGGCTGGCCGCTTGGGTGTCGCCGGCGCGCGGGATCATCTCCAGCAGCGTGGTCAGCAGCGCGCCCAAGCGCTCGGTCCGGGTCGCCCCGCCCGCCGCCCGCGCGGCCGCCTCGAGGGTGTCGCCCCACTCGCTGCTCAGCTCGATCGCGGCGAGGTTCATCAGCCGGTCCTTCGAGCCGAAGTAGTAGCTGATCGACCCCAGGTTGGCGGCTGCCGCGGCGGCGATGTCGCGGGCGGTGGTGCCGCTGTAGCCCTTCTCGACCAGGCACTTCTTCGCCCCCGCGATGAGGGCTTCGCGCTGAGACAT
Protein-coding sequences here:
- a CDS encoding TetR/AcrR family transcriptional regulator codes for the protein MSQREALIAGAKKCLVEKGYSGTTARDIAAAAAANLGSISYYFGSKDRLMNLAAIELSSEWGDTLEAAARAAGGATRTERLGALLTTLLEMIPRAGDTQAASLLALTQSKFDDELRAEIAAGHARGRAALAAVGLGRPSVDEGSPAAQGLGTLVYALVTGMVAQALVDPESLPDATVLAAALGELGERSDE